The proteins below come from a single Microtus pennsylvanicus isolate mMicPen1 chromosome 13, mMicPen1.hap1, whole genome shotgun sequence genomic window:
- the Spen gene encoding msx2-interacting protein isoform X3, with protein sequence MSSSTSTSTDSSDSSSTSSDDSPARSVLSAAVPAPTSQLLSSLEKDEPRKSFGIKVQNLPVRSTDTSLKDGLFHEFKKFGKVTSVQIHGASEERYGLVFFRQQEDQEKALTASKGKLFFGMQIEVTAWIGPETESENEFRPLDERIDEFHPKATRTLFIGNLEKTTTYHDLRNIFQRFGEIVDIDIKKVNGVPQYAFLQYCDIASVCKAIKKMDGEYLGNNRLKLGFGKSMPTNCVWLDGLSSNVSDQYLTRHFCRYGPVVKVVFDRLKGMALVLYNEIEYAQAAVKETKGRKIGGNKIKVDFANRESQLAFYHCMEKSGQDIRDFYEMLTERREERRGSYDYSQDRTYYESVRTPGTYPEDSRRDYPARGRDFYSEWETYQGEYYESRYYDDPREYREYRSDPYEQDIREYSYRQRERERERERFEVDRDHERRPIERSQSPVHLRRPQSPGVSPAHSERLPSDSERRLYRRSSERSGSCSSVSPPRYDKLEKARLERYTKNEKTDKERTFDPERVERERRIIRKEKVEKDKPDRQRRKGKGHSPSSQSSETEQENEGEQQSPEKSRSSTKLSREKADKEGPAKNRLELVPCVVLTRVKEKEGKVIDHPPMEKLKARFDHDTAKPSAPGQKSQASQMELAKSDSSTVESARGKALREKALSTHAEAVDKEGRPKLRKHLKPEQTPEGLSAVDLEKLEARKRRFADSNLKAEKQKPEVKKSSPETEDTRVLLKKQPDVSRDSVLVREGESERKPVRKEILKRESKKTKLDRLNSAPSPKDCQEPAAVSSGSGSRPSSDGHPGLGDPIHASVESQEAQPKKAIPSKPQPKQLQLLDNQGPEKEEVRKNYCRLREEPSEHKAVQEKPHALNAEEKLGIDIDHTQSYRKQMEQSRRKQQMEMEIAKSEKFGSPKKDVDEYERRSLVHEVGKPPQDVTDDSPPSKKKRMDHVDFDICTKRERNYRSSRQISEDSERTSCSPSVRHGSFHEDDDTLSSPKLMSVKGSPKVDDKGLPYSNVSMREDPLKFTPYDCSKREHVADMARIKLSVLNSEEDPHRWDPQGKQDPSRFDVSFPNSVIKRDSLRKRSVRDLEPGEVPSDSDEDAEHKSQSPRASTFYDSPRLSFLLRDRDDKLREREERLSSSLERNKFYSFALDKTITPDTKALLERAKSLSSSREENWSFLDWDSRFANFRNNKDKEKVDSAPRPIPSWYMKKKKIRTDSEGKMDDKKDDHREEEQERQELFASRFLHSSIFEQDSKRLQHLERKGEESDFPPGRLYSRQASDGANSVSDSVQEPVVLFHSRFMELTRMQQKEKEKDQKPKEAEKQEDPENISKTPEPATETKELEPKAPVSVGLPAVTPVTPEPASSAPEKAEKMAEAPLLAGEKPVEPAPVLEEAKLASEPVPVPMEQPKQVEVLPGEGSRESPVVVHQATQESPATEPIPSVSAEPPAPGTAISKIENNIDPKPSSPQPLSKLTQKSEEAEELRVEKPDAAPSIEPSVTQKPEVMPEVQPPASEDVEANPPVSAKDKKTNKSKRSKTPVQAAVASIVEKPVTRKSERIDREKLKRSSSPRGEAQKLLELKMEAEKITRTASKSSGGDPELPEPSLPLSRTRRRNVRSVYATMGDHESRSPAKEPAEQPRLTRKRLERELQEAVVVPTTPRRGRPPKTRRRPDEDEEHETKERAETPKPAEGWRSPRSQKAAAAGGPYGKRGRSEQKAEAAAEGGAQVNTRESNTKSRGDREAASEAKRDRRDTSTDKSGPNTFPVETVERKLPPEKTKSKRGRARNTRSAMDRAAHLKSLEMATRAAGQAVDKEAGLVAVSPEKNKSPPRESVSSSQLKHDPIDPEKEKKDVSASTVSPGATQLAKQMELEQAVENIAKLAEPSTGAADKGAAIGTPAGPDVEDGHKPAHQASETELAAAIGSIINDSSGEPENLSASPSVPPGSQPHLQEGTEPGPSGATSGTSAADAAPESSGSQGIASNPSAGSADTKEARGNSSESVQEAKGSKVEVAPPRKDKGRQKTTRRRKRNANKKVVAATETRTSETEQAQSESPAANEATAAPPEAPQEEKQSEKPQSPPPQECTSDPVKTPPAESPCQESSVEEKTPCKAPTPPDLPPLSQPSLVDDEPQARFKVHSIIESDPVTPPSDSSLPPPTIPLVTIAKLPPPVIPGGVPHQSPPTKVTEWITRQEEPQAQSAPSPALPPDTKASDVDTSSSTLRKILMDPKYVSATGVTSTSVTTAIAEPVSAAPCLHEAPVPAGEPKHPPLEEKSATPVSNASDTQPSEVPVAADKEKVAPVIAPKITSVISRMPVSIDLENSQKITLAKPAPQTLTGLVSALTGLVNVSLVPVNALKGPVKGSVATLKGLVSTPAGPVNLLKGPVNVLTGPVNVLTTPVSATVGTVNAAPAPVNAAAGAVTAACGVTATTGTAAMTGAVSAPSAKGKQRSSSNENSRFHPGSMSVIDERPADTGSGAGLRVNTSEGVVLLSYSGQKTEGPQRISAKISQIPPASAMDIEFQQSVSKSQVKADSVTPSQSAPKGPQTPSAFANVATHSTLVLTAQTYNASPVISSVKTDRPSLEKPEPIHLSVSTPVTQGGTVKVLTQGINTPPVLVHNQLVLTPSIVTTNKKLADPVTLKIETKVLQPANLGPTLTPHHPPALPSKLPAEVNHVPSGPTTPVDRTISHLAATKPDTHTPRPSGPTPGPFPRACHPSSTTSTPLSTNATVMLAAGIPVPQFISSIHPEQSVIMPPHSITQTVSLGHLSQGEVRMNTPTLPSITYSIRPETLHSPRAPLQPQQIEARAPQRVGTPQPAAAGVPALASQHPPEEEVHYHLPVARAAAPVQSEVLVMQSEYRLHPYTVPRDVRIMVHPHVTAVSEQPRATEGVVKVPPASKAPQQLVKEIVKTSDAKAIPAPAPGPVPTPAPNPHGEARILTVTPSNQLQGLPLTPPVVVTHGVQIVHSSGELFQEYRYGDIRTYHAPAQLTHTQFPVASSVSLPSRTKTSAQGPPEGEPLQTAQPAQPAPSTQPTQPAPPAPPCQPSQLSQPVQPLSSKMPQVSQEAKGTQTGVVEQPRLSAVPASRPPEPHVQVQKAPVDTGQPTHPSPVSVSMKPDLPNPLPSQAAPKQPLFVPVASGTSTPPGLALSHTEAQPAPKQDSSPHLTSQRPVDMVQLLKKYPIVWQGLLALKNDTAAVQLHFVSGNNVLAHRSLPLSEGGPPLRIAQRMRLEASQLEGVARRMTVETDYCLLLALPCGRDQEDVVSQTESLKAAFITYLQAKQAAGIINVPNPGSNQPAYVLQIFPPCEFSESHLSRLAPDLLASISNISPHLMIVIASV encoded by the exons AGAGGAACGAAGAGGATCCTATGACTACAGCCAAGATCGGACATACTATGAAAGTGTTCGGACTCCAGGCACCTACCCTGAGGACTCCAGGAGGGACTATCCAGCTCGAGGGAGAGACTTTTACTCCGAGTGGGAAACGTACCAAGGAGAATATTATGAGTCCCGATACTATGATGACCCTCGAGAATACAGAGAATATAGGAGTGATCCTTATGAACAAGATATTCGGGAATACAGCTATAGGCAAAGAGAACGGGAACGAGAACGGGAGAGATTTGAGGTTGACCGGGACCATGAGAGGAGGCCCATTGAGCGAAGTCAGAGTCCAGTCCACTTGCGTCGTCCACAGAGTCCTGGGGTGTCTCCTGCACATTCGGAGAGATTGCCAAGTGACTCTGAGAGGAGACTGTACCGCCGGTCCTCAGAGCGAAGTGGGAGCTGCAGCTCAGTGTCCCCACCACGGTACGATAAACTGGAGAAGGCTCGATTGGAGCGCTATACAAAAAACGAAAAGACGGATAAAGAACGGACTTTTGATCCTGAGAGAGTGGAGAGGGAGAGACGAATAATTCGGAAggaaaaagtagaaaaggacaaacCTGACAGGCAGAGACGGAAAGGAAAAGGTCATTCTCCCAGCTCTCAGTCTTCCGAGACAGAgcaagagaatgagggagagcaGCAGAGCCCTGAGAAAAGCCGGAGTTCTACCAAACTGAGCAGAGAGAAAGCCGACAAGGAAGGACCGGCCAAGAACCGTCTGGAGCTCGTGCCTTGTGTGGTTTTGACTCGagtgaaagaaaaggaggggaaagtcATTGACCACCCTCCGATGGAAAAGCTCAAAGCCAGATTTGATCACGACACTGCTAAACCTTCAGCCCCGGGTCAGAAGTCCCAGGCCTCTCAGATGGAGCTGGCCAAGTCAGACTCGTCTACAGTGGAGTCCGCTAGAGGGAAAGCACTGAGGGAAAAGGCCCTTTCCACCCACGCAGAGGCGGTGGATAAGGAGGGCAGGCCTAAACTCAGGAAGCACCTCAAGCCGGAGCAGACGCCTGAGGGCCTGAGCGCTGTGGACCTGGAGAAGCTGGAAGCGAGGAAAAGGCGCTTTGCAGACTCCAACTTgaaagcagaaaagcaaaaaccagaAGTCAAGAAAAGCAGCCCTGAGACAGAGGACACTCGAGTGCTTCTAAAGAAGCAGCCTGATGTGTCAAGAGACAGTGTTCTGGTGAGGGAAGGCGAGTCCGAACGAAAGCCCGTGAGAAAAGAAATCCTTAAAAGGGAATCAAAAAAAACCAAGCTGGACAGACTTAATTCGGCTCCCAGCCCCAAAGACTGCCAGGAGCCTGCTGCTGTCTCCTCAGGGTCTGGCTCACGGCCCAGCTCAGATGGACACCCAGGCCTGGGAGATCCAATACACGCATCTGTGGAAAGTCAAGAAGCCCAGCCCAAAAAAGCCATCCCCTCAAAACCTCAGCCCAAACAGCTGCAGCTCCTAGATAATCAAGGGCCGGAGAAAGAGGAAGTCAGGAAAAACTATTGCCGTCTTCGTGAGGAGCCATCCGAGCATAAAGCAGTCCAGGAGAAGCCACACGCACTAAATGCTGAAGAAAAGCTTGGCATTGACATTGATCACACACAGAGTTACCGAAAACAGATGGAACAGAGTCGCAGAAAACAGCAGATGGAGATGGAAATAGCCAAGTCTGAGAAGTTTGGCAGTCCTAAAAAAGATGTAGATGAATATGAAAGACGGAGCCTTGTTCATGAGGTCGGCAAGCCCCCCCAGGATGTCACTGACGACTCACCCCCcagcaaaaagaaaaggatggatcATGTTGATTTTGACATCTGTACCAAAAgggagagaaattacagaagttCACGGCAGATCAGTGAGGACTCTGAAAGGACCAGCTGTTCTCCCAGCGTCCGCCATGGCTCCTTCCATGAAGATGACGACACCCTGAGTTCCCCTAAGCTAATGTCAGTAAAAGGGTCCCCTAAAGTGGATGATAAGGGTCTCCCCTATTCTAATGTATCAATGAGAGAAGACCCCTTAAAATTTACTCCTTATGATTGTAGCAAGAGAGAACATGTGGCGGACATGGCCAGAATAAAGCTGTCTGTCTTGAATTCTGAAGAGGACCCGCATCGTTGGGACCCTCAGGGGAAACAGGACCCCAGCAGGTTTGACGTGAGTTTTCCAAACAGCGTAATCAAGAGAGACAGTTTACGGAAGAGGTCTGTGCGAGATCTGGAACCTGGCGAGGTGCCCTCTGACTCTGATGAGGATGCTGAGCACAAATCCCAGTCACCCAGGGCCTCTACCTTCTACGACAGCCCTCGGCTGTCTTTTTTATTGAGGGACAGAGACGACAAACTACGTGAACGAGAGGAAAGACTGTCTAGttctttagaaagaaataaattttattcttttgctcTGGATAAGACAATCACACCAGACACTAAAGCTTTGCTAGAAAGAGCTAAGTCTCTTTCCTCATCCCGTGAAGAAAACTGGTCTTTTCTTGACTGGGACTCCCGCTTTGCTAATTTTCGAAacaacaaagataaagaaaaggttGACTCTGCCCCAAGACCTATTCCATCCTGGtacatgaaaaagaagaaaatcaggacTGACTCAGAGGGGAAAATGGATGATAAGAAGGATGACCACAGGGAAGAGGAACAGGAGAGGCAGGAACTGTTTGCCTCTCGGTTTTTACATAGTTCCATCTTTGAACAAGATTCCAAGCGGCTGCAGCATCTTGAAAGGAAGGGCGAGGAGTCCGACTTCCCTCCTGGGAGGCTGTACAGCAGACAAGCATCTGACGGAGCCAACAGCGTGAGTGACTCGGTCCAGGAGCCCGTGGTGCTGTTCCACAGCAGATTTATGGAGCTCACGCGGAtgcagcagaaagaaaaggagaaggaccAGAAGCCCAAAGAGGCTGAGAAACAGGAGGACCCAGAGAATATTTCCAAGACCCCGGAACCTGCCACTGAGACTAAAGAGCTGGAGCCAAAAGCCCCCGTGTCAGTTGGGCTTCCTGCAGTCACCCCCGTGACACCAGAACCAGCATCATCAGCACCAGAAAAGGCTGAGAAAATGGCGGAGGCTCCTTTGCTGGCAGGAGAGAAGCCTGTGGAGCCAGCCCCCGTCTTGGAGGAGGCAAAGTTGGCATCTGAGCCAGTTCCTGTCCCCATGGAACAGCCCAAGCAGGTAGAGGTACTCCCAGGAGAAGGCTCCAGAGAAAGTCCTGTAGTCGTGCATCAGGCTACTCAAGAAAGCCCAGCTACCGAGCCCATCCCTTCTGTGAGTGCCGAGCCTCCCGCTCCTGGGACTGCAATTTCCAAGATAGAAAACAATATAGATCCAAAACCCAGCAGTCCCCAGCCGCTTTCAAAACTAACTCAGAAGTCTGAGGAAGCTGAAGAGCTAAGAGTGGAGAAGCCAGATGCAGCTCCAAGCATTGAACCCAGTGTCACTCAGAAACCTGAAGTTATGCCTGAAGTTCAGCCCCCAGCGTCTGAAGATGTAGAGGccaatcctccagtctctgcgaaagacaagaaaacaaacaaaagcaagcgTTCCAAGACACCGGTCCAGGCAGCTGTCGCAAGCATCGTGGAGAAGCCCGTCACCAGAAAGAGTGAGAGGATAGACCGGGAAAAGCTGAAGCGGTCCAGCTCTCCTCGTGGAGAAGCACAGAAGCTGTTAGAACTGAAGATGGAGGCGGAGAAGATTACAAGGACTGCATCTAAAAGCTCTGGAGGGGACCCTGAGCTCCCTGAGCCTAGCCTGCCTCTCAGCCGAACCAGGCGCCGGAATGTCAGGAGCGTTTATGCCACCATGGGTGATCACGAAAGCCGCTCCCCAGCTAAAGAGCCTGCTGAGCAGCCCAGACTGACCAGGAAGAGATTGGAACGGGAGCTGCAGGAGGCCGTGGTAGTTCCCACCACCCCTCGGAGGGGAAGGCCTCCTAAAACTCGCCGGCGTCCTGATGAGGATGAAGAGCATGAGACGAAAGAGCGAGCAGAAACACCCAAGCCAGCTGAGGGGTGGAGGTCTCCGAGGTCTCAGAAGGCTGCAGCCGCTGGCGGGCCCTatgggaaaagggggagaagtGAGCAGAAAGCTGAGGCTGCTGCTGAGGGTGGTGCCCAGGTGAACACGAGAGAAAGTAACACTAAGTCCAGGGGTGACAGGGAAGCAGCCAGCGAGGCCAAACGTGACAGGAGAGACACCAGCACAGACAAAAGTGGACCCAACACCTTCCCAGTCGAGACAGTGGAGAGAAAACTGCCTCCTGAGAAAACCAAATCAAAGAGGGGACGTGCTCGCAACACCAGGTCAGCAATGGACAGGGCTGCACATCTGAAAAGCCTGGAAATGGCCACCCGGGCTGCAGGGCAGGCTGTGGACAAGGAAGCTGGGCTTGTGGCAGTCTCTCCTGAGAAAAACAAGAGCCCCCCAAGGGAAAGTGTCTCCTCGTCTCAGCTGAAACATGACCCAATTGAtcctgagaaagagaagaaagatgtgtCTGCCTCGACTGTGTCCCCAGGAGCCACACAGCTAGCCAAGCAGATGGAGCTGGAGCAGGCCGTGGAGAACATTGCAAAGCTCGCCGAGCCCTCCACTGGTGCAGCTGACAAGGGAGCAGCCATAGGGACACCTGCAGGCCCTGATGTGGAGGACGGCCACAAGCCCGCACACCAGGCAAGTGAGACCGAACTGGCGGCGGCCATTGGCTCCATCATCAATGACAGTTCTGGAGAGCCTGAAAATTTGTCTGCGTCTCCCTCTGTCCCCCCAGGATCTCAGCCGCATCTACAGGAAGGAACGGAGCCAGGGCCCTCTGGCGCCACATCTGGAACCTCGGCGGCAGATGCTGCTCCAGAGTCTTCTGGCTCACAGGGCATTGCCTCGAACCCCTCAGCAGGTTCTGCAGACAccaaggaagccagaggaaacaGCAGTGAGTCTGTACAGGAAGCCAAGGGGTCTAAAGTGGAAGTCGCTCCTCCCCGGAAAGACAAAGGACGTCAAAAGACAACACGACGCCGGAAAAGGAATGCAAACAAGAAAGTGGTCGCTGCCACAGAGACTCGTACTTCTGAGACCGAGCAGGCTCAGAGTGAAAGCCCTGCTGCTAATGAGGCAACAGCAGCACCCCCAGAAGCTCcccaggaagaaaagcagagtgaaAAGCCTCAGTCCCCTCCTCCTCAGGAATGCACCTCTGACCCAGTCAAGACCCCACCTGCTGAGAGTCCGTGTCAGGAAAGCAGTGTTGAAGAAAAGACTCCATGCAAAGCACCCACACCCCCTGACCTCCCGCCTCTTTCCCAGCCATCGCTGGTGGATGATGAACCCCAGGCTAGGTTCAAGGTGCATTCAATCATCGAAAGTGATCCGGTGACCCCACCCAGTGACTCAAGCTTACCTCCACCCACAATTCCTTTAGTTACAATAGCAAAGCTCCCACCCCCTGTCATTCCTgggggagtcccacatcagagTCCCCCCACTAAGGTGACAGAGTGGATCACCAGACAGGAGGAGCCTCAGGCTCAGTCTGCCCCATCTCCAGCTCTTCCCCCAGACACAAAGGCCTCTGACGTGGACACCAGCTCTAGCACACTGAGGAAGATCCTCATGGACCCCAAATACGTATCCGCCACTGGGGTTACTTCCACAAGTGTCACCACAGCCATCGCAGAGCCCGTGAGTGCTGCTCCTTGTCTGCACGAGGCACCAGTCCCTGCAGGTGAACCCAAACATCCTCCCTTAGAAGAAAAGTCAGCAACTCCAGTGTCAAATGCTTCTGACACACAGCCCTCAGAGGTCCCAGTAGCTGCTGACAAAGAGAAGGTGGCCCCGGTCATTGCCCCTAAAATCACGTCTGTCATCAGCCGGATGCCTGTCAGCATTGACCTGGAGAATTCGCAGAAGATAACTTTGGCAAAACCCGCTCCTCAGACCCTGACTGGCCTGGTGAgtgccctgactggcctggtgAATGTCTCTCTGGTCCCAGTGAATGCCTTAAAGGGTCCTGTGAAGGGCTCAGTGGCCACACTGAAGGGTTTAGTGAGCACCCCTGCTGGGCCTGTGAATCTTCTGAAGGGGCCTGTGAATGTGCTCACTGGGCCCGTCAATGTCCTGACCACTCCAGTGAGTGCCACAGTGGGCACGGTGAACGCTGCCCCGGCTCCTGTGAATGCTGCTGCAGGTGCAGTGACTGCTGCATGTGGCGTGACCGCCACAACAGGCACAGCAGCTATGACAGGTGCAGTGAGTGCGCCATCAGCAAAGGGCAAACAGAGGTCAAGCAGCAATGAGAACAGTCGCTTCCACCCTGGGTCTATGTCAGTGATTGATGAGCGTCCAGCAGACACAGGCTCTGGTGCAGGGCTGCGTGTGAACACTTCAGAAGGAGTCGTGCTTCTGAGCTACTCAGGACAGAAGACGGAAGGCCCACAGCGGATCAGTGCCAAGATCAGTCAGATCCCTCCAGCCAGTGCAATGGACATTGAGTTTCAGCAGTCAGTGTCTAAGTCCCAGGTGAAAGCAGATTCTGTCACCCCATCCCAGTCTGCACCCAAAGGCCCTCAGACCCCTTCAGCTTTTGCAAATGTGGCCACCCATTCCACCCTGgtcctgactgcccagacatACAATGCCTCTCCGGTGATCTCCTCTGTGAAGACGGACCGTCCGTCCTTGGAAAAGCCTGAGCCCATTCACCTCTCAGTGTCCACGCCTGTCACCCAAGGTGGCACAGTGAAGGTTCTCACTCAGGGCATCAACACACCCCCGGTGCTGGTTCACAACCAGCTTGTTCTCACCCCAAGCATAGTCACCACTAACAAGAAACTTGCTGACCCCGTCACTCTGAAAATAGAGACCAAGGTCCTTCAGCCAGCTAACCTGGGGCCCACCCTCACTCCCCACCACCCTCCTGCCCTGCCCAGCAAACTGCCTGCAGAAGTGAACCATGTTCCTTCGGGACCCACCACCCCAGTAGATCGAACCATCTCCCACTTGGCAGCCACAAAGCCAGATACACATACTCCTCGACCTAGTGGGCCTACACCAGGCCCGTTCCCAAgggcatgccatcccagcagcaCCACATCCACACCACTCTCCACCAATGCCACCGTCATGCTGGCTGCAGGCATTCCAGTGCCCCAGTTCATCTCCAGTATCCACCCGGAGCAGTCTGTCATCATGCCACCCCACAGCATCACTCAGACCGTGTCCCTTGGTCACCTTTCACAAGGTGAGGTGAGAATGAACACACCCACATTACCCAGCATCACCTACAGCATCCGGCCAGAAACTCTGCACTCTCCTCGGGCCCCTCTGCAGCCCCAGCAGATAGAGGCAAGGGCCCCACAGCGTGTGGGCACACCCCAGCCTGCCGCAGCTGGTGTGCCTGCCCTGGCCAGCCAGCACCCTCCTGAGGAAGAAGTCCACTATCACCTCCCTGTGGCTAGAGCTGCAGCCCCCGTGCAGTCAGAAGTGCTGGTCATGCAGTCTGAGTACCGACTACACCCGTACACTGTGCCCCGAGACGTGAGGATCATGGTGCACCCACATGTGACTGCTGTCAGTGAACAGCCCAGGGCCACTGAAGGGGTAGTAAAGGTGCCACCAGCCAGCAAGGCCCCCCAGCAGCTGGTGAAAGAAATCGTTAAGACTTCTGATGCCAAAGCAATCcctgccccagcccctggccCTGTGCCTACCCCTGCTCCTAACCCCCATGGTGAAGCCCGCATTCTCACAGTCACCCCCAGCAACCAGCTTCAGGGGCTGCCTCTGACCCCACCTGTGGTTGTGACCCATGGGGTGCAGATTGTGCACTCCAGCGGTGAGCTGTTCCAGGAATATAGGTATGGAGATATCCGCACCTACCATGCCCCCGCTCAGCTCACACACACTCAGTTTCCTGTCGCCTCCTCCGTCAGCCTACCCTCCAGGACCAAGACTTCTGCACAG GGCCCTCCTGAAGGTGAGCCCTTGCAGACCGCGCAGCCTGCGCAGCCTGCCCCGTCTACGCAGCCCACGCAGCCTGCACCACCTGCTCCACCCTGCCAGCCCTCTCAACTTAGCCAGCCTGTCCAGCCGCTAAGTAGCAAGATGCCCCAGGTCTCCCAAGAAGCAAAGGGGACTCAGACAGGAGTGGTAGAGCAGCCTCGTCTCTCAGCTGTCCCTGCCAGCCGGCCACCTGAGCCCCATGTTCAGGTTCAGAAGGCACCAGTGGACACAGGGCAGCCAACCCATCCCTCACCTGTGTCAGTCTCCATGAAGCCAGACCTCCCAAACCCTCTTCCTTCTCAGGCTGCCCCAAAGCAGCCATTGTTTGTCCCTGTGGCCTCGGGCACAAGCACCCCACCTGGACTGGCTCTATCTCACACTGAAGCCCAGCCAGCCCCTAAACAAGATTCTTCTCCACACCTGACTTCACAAAGGCCTGTGGATATGGTCCAGCTTCTGAAG AAATACCCCATCGTGTGGCAGGGCCTGCTGGCCCTCAAGAACGACACGGCCGCTGTGCAGCTCCACTTCGTCTCTGGCAACAATGTCCTGGCCCAtcggtctctgcctctctctgaagGCGGTCCCCCGCTGAGGATTGCCCAAAGGATGCGGCTAGAGGCCTCGCAGCTGGAAGGAGTTGCCCGGAGGATGACA GTGGAAACAGATTACTGTCTGCTGCTGGCTCTGCCCTGTGGTCGTGACCAGGAGGATGTGGTGAGCCAGACGGAGTCCCTCAAGGCTGCCTTCATCACTTACCTGCAGGCCAAGCAGGCAGCGGGGATTATCAATGTTCCGAACCCTGGCTCCAATCAG CCCGCCTATGTGCTGCAGATCTTCCCACCCTGTGAGTTCTCGGAGAGTCACCTCTCCCGCCTGGCCCCTGACCTCCTTGCTAGCATCTCCAACATCTCTCCCCACCTCATGATCGTTATTGCCTCTGTGTGA